The Thermococcus sp. 4557 genomic sequence TACGAGGTTGTATCACAGCAGATCAACCCGTTTAAAGATGTCGACTCTGCTAACCCCCTGCTGGGCGAGATTCAGGAGCTGAGTGAGGAGATTGAGAATCTGAAGACCGAGATTGCTCACATAAAGGCTGACATGAAGCTTCTCGTGGTTGATGGTGTGGATCTCGACGACCTCATATATGACGTCCTTTCGGAGGGAGGCCTATGATCACCGAGATCGAGATTGACGAAAAACTGAAGCGCCTGAGGGGAAAGGTGCCGAACTTCCTGGTTGATGACCTGAAGGAGAGGCTCATGAAGAAGAGGGACATACTCACCCCCGAGCAGGTCGATAAAATAGTCGACAGGGTGCTCCAGACCTACGCGGGCCAGCTGGAGAGGATCTCGAAGCTCGACAGCCGTGTTGATGAGATTGGTCGTTACCTCGAGGAGATACGCAACCACCTGATGGGCTTTTCTGGTGATCCCAGTAATCAGCGGACGTTTGGGGGAGTATCACAGGAGCCAGGAGGGGGGACCCCGACAGGCGAAGCCTTCGAGACGAATGGTGCGGGTATTGCCACAAAAGTCAGTGAGGGGTCTCCCATCAGTGAGTCTGCGGGCGATGTTTCCGTGCCCCTGAATACCGCTACCCCCAGAACTGTGGAGGTCATGCCTATGGAGAGGGGATTTGAGATACCTCCGGATATTAGGGATGTTTTGATAAGCGCCCCCAGCACCCCTGCCCGGCTTGAGAGGATACCGAACGACATGATCTCTACTATGATGGCCCTGAAGTGGCTCGGCTTTCTCATTGACCGCGTGGGAATGCAGAACCTCGAGAACGTGCTGGAGTTCTATTACTCGATAGGCTGGATATCGGAGGGGGTGCTCAACACCCTGCTCAGGTACGCGGCGGGTATAAGGCCGCACCACAGGGAACCCGACTGGAGACCGGACGAGAGGCTCACCATCCAGGACCACCTGGTGTCCCTGCTCTTCATTGAAAGGCTGAGAGGGGTCAGAATAACCAGGGAGGTACTGGACGCGGTGGAGAGGGAGATGAGACTAATCGGAAAGGTGCTGGACGATATGTACGGGGTTTAGGGGATCCCCATGGGACTCAGCGTTCCTGCGGCTTTCGCGGTAATAGTCACGGCAGCGCTGGTTTCCTTTGGGCTGCTCTACACCTCAGGGGAGAGTGCTTACTCCATGATCCACGAGGCCGGCGAGGACTACAACCAGATGGTGCTCCGTGCGAAGACCGCCGAGCTGGCTCTGTCTTCGTACAACTACACGACGGATGGCACCGTGCTAGTTTATGACATAACGTTCAACCTGACCAACGGGGGAACCACTCTCTCCCCGGCCAGATGGGCCTTCATCTACGACGGCCGGCTCGACGACTCTGATGTCCTGATATCCGGG encodes the following:
- a CDS encoding FlaD/FlaE family flagellar protein gives rise to the protein MITEIEIDEKLKRLRGKVPNFLVDDLKERLMKKRDILTPEQVDKIVDRVLQTYAGQLERISKLDSRVDEIGRYLEEIRNHLMGFSGDPSNQRTFGGVSQEPGGGTPTGEAFETNGAGIATKVSEGSPISESAGDVSVPLNTATPRTVEVMPMERGFEIPPDIRDVLISAPSTPARLERIPNDMISTMMALKWLGFLIDRVGMQNLENVLEFYYSIGWISEGVLNTLLRYAAGIRPHHREPDWRPDERLTIQDHLVSLLFIERLRGVRITREVLDAVEREMRLIGKVLDDMYGV
- a CDS encoding flagella-like protein, with the translated sequence MGLSVPAAFAVIVTAALVSFGLLYTSGESAYSMIHEAGEDYNQMVLRAKTAELALSSYNYTTDGTVLVYDITFNLTNGGTTLSPARWAFIYDGRLDDSDVLISGDEYLLPGDSMTVTVQNIPKVELEVHSLVISTEVGCALKVKWEWVGNRTNGSPRVIGSAWYCPVEG